A stretch of [Clostridium] innocuum DNA encodes these proteins:
- a CDS encoding PTS system mannose/fructose/sorbose family transporter subunit IID has protein sequence MIMNSNSVEKKLTKKDLKQVFVRSIAYNSSFNYERQLNLGWAFSLMPVLRKLYKDDEEQMKAALARHLEFNNITPFICTVLFGITAAMEEQNANDRDFDTESINAVKVGLMGPLSAIGDSIFLGTLRVIAASLGCSLALKGNILGPIIYLLIFNIPNFASRYFLMYKGYELGTSFLNKVEESGIMDKIFKGAGILGLMVIGGMVATNVSVPLTVAYDDVKILDTINGVMPNLLPLCFTGLIFYFLKKDFKVTYILAGIILFGILGAAISMF, from the coding sequence ATGATAATGAATTCTAATTCTGTAGAGAAGAAGCTGACAAAAAAAGATTTAAAGCAGGTGTTTGTTCGTTCAATAGCGTATAATTCATCGTTTAATTACGAAAGGCAGTTAAATCTGGGATGGGCATTCTCCCTTATGCCGGTATTGCGCAAGCTATATAAAGATGATGAGGAACAAATGAAAGCAGCATTGGCCCGTCATTTGGAGTTTAACAATATTACCCCATTTATCTGTACAGTACTATTTGGTATAACTGCGGCGATGGAAGAACAGAATGCGAATGATAGGGACTTTGATACTGAATCCATCAATGCTGTTAAGGTAGGACTGATGGGGCCGCTTTCGGCAATCGGTGATTCAATCTTTCTTGGAACACTGCGTGTAATAGCCGCAAGTCTGGGCTGTTCTCTGGCATTGAAGGGCAATATCTTGGGACCCATCATCTATCTGCTTATCTTCAATATTCCGAATTTTGCATCTCGTTATTTTCTGATGTACAAGGGGTATGAGCTGGGAACCAGCTTTCTGAATAAGGTAGAGGAATCCGGCATCATGGATAAGATTTTCAAGGGAGCCGGTATTCTGGGATTGATGGTTATAGGCGGAATGGTCGCAACCAATGTCAGTGTTCCCCTGACGGTAGCTTACGACGATGTGAAAATTCTGGACACCATTAACGGCGTTATGCCTAATCTTCTACCACTATGCTTTACCGGACTGATCTTCTATTTCCTGAAAAAGGATTTTAAGGTAACCTATATTCTGGCTGGTATCATCCTGTTTGGTATCCTTGGTGCCGCCATTTCGATGTTTTAG
- a CDS encoding RpiB/LacA/LacB family sugar-phosphate isomerase, which yields MKIGLINEDSQADKNAMIFDILKQEAEKKGHTVFNYGMYTEQDSHQINFTQIGILAAVLLHSHAVDFVVTGCGTGQGAMISCNAFADVVCGYVNTPLDAYLFTQVNAGNAVSLPFSQYFGWGAEINLKYVFEKLFAQEFGGGYPQCYAEGEKRSRARMMNETKLPAQYALLEALQRTDQELLKQLLDYPQFQEQFFRNAEDTPVTRFIKNLLHP from the coding sequence ATGAAAATAGGATTGATAAATGAAGATTCACAGGCAGATAAGAATGCCATGATATTTGATATTCTGAAGCAGGAAGCAGAGAAAAAAGGACATACGGTATTCAATTACGGTATGTATACGGAACAGGATAGTCATCAGATTAATTTTACGCAGATAGGTATTCTTGCAGCGGTTCTATTGCACAGCCACGCAGTAGATTTTGTCGTGACGGGCTGCGGAACAGGGCAAGGAGCTATGATTTCCTGTAATGCGTTCGCTGATGTTGTTTGCGGCTATGTCAATACACCACTTGATGCGTATTTGTTTACCCAGGTGAATGCGGGAAATGCGGTATCTTTGCCATTCTCCCAGTATTTTGGATGGGGTGCTGAAATCAATCTGAAGTATGTGTTCGAAAAATTATTTGCACAGGAATTCGGTGGTGGCTATCCGCAATGCTATGCAGAAGGTGAAAAACGTAGCAGAGCACGTATGATGAATGAAACAAAGCTGCCTGCCCAGTATGCATTGCTGGAAGCATTACAGCGAACAGATCAGGAATTGCTGAAGCAGCTTCTTGATTATCCACAATTTCAGGAGCAGTTTTTCAGAAATGCAGAGGATACACCTGTTACACGATTCATAAAAAACCTGTTACATCCATAG
- a CDS encoding AAA family ATPase — MLAEFFDITKNSKVIFADTAIMKTKYAEHMNSYPTIFLSFADAKDSKNRIVACVKEQLLKVYDQYSFTLENLSIFEKPQFDSILKGLSNLDDGNLETVDRAISFLMTRCHQYYGKRVMLFIDE; from the coding sequence GTGCTTGCAGAATTCTTCGATATCACAAAGAATTCAAAAGTAATTTTTGCAGATACTGCTATTATGAAAACAAAGTACGCAGAACATATGAACAGCTACCCGACAATATTTCTTTCATTTGCAGATGCAAAGGATAGTAAAAACCGGATTGTTGCATGCGTGAAAGAACAACTGCTTAAGGTGTATGATCAATACTCCTTTACATTGGAAAATTTGAGCATCTTTGAAAAGCCCCAATTTGATTCTATTTTGAAGGGACTGTCAAATTTGGATGATGGAAATCTGGAGACCGTTGATCGCGCCATCAGTTTTCTTATGACAAGGTGTCATCAATACTATGGAAAGCGGGTCATGCTTTTTATAGACGAATAG
- a CDS encoding ROK family protein, whose amino-acid sequence MAWNPIQMKQENLSVLRNVFLKQHSATKPQLAKLSGLSVVTVNSLIHELLETGEVIQKQMLPSGGGRPALQYQYNGRYKMALTAYMYVQEGRERLFLEVQDLFQNMVASDAYEIADMDIDMLEHAISRWMKQYPTISVMVFGIPGTEYQGKLKVMDYAIFQSQELFARLRSTYQMPVLIENDINAALFGYCQRQNIRQECTAGLYFPKKYPPGSALYIRGDIYRGANHMVGELDQLPLGVDWREQNISDEQQLRNMDLLIQSIACMYDPHALLIYCDTMDEALLKKLITIMKTEWKVLTPPTMILRSSIHEDFSLGVREIAARELFDQIIRKERGTSL is encoded by the coding sequence TTGGCTTGGAATCCCATACAGATGAAACAGGAGAATCTATCTGTTTTACGAAACGTATTTCTCAAGCAGCACAGTGCGACAAAGCCACAGCTGGCAAAGCTGAGTGGTTTAAGCGTTGTGACTGTTAATTCTTTGATCCATGAGCTTTTGGAAACCGGTGAAGTAATACAAAAGCAGATGCTTCCATCCGGTGGAGGACGACCCGCCCTGCAGTATCAGTACAATGGCCGTTATAAAATGGCATTAACAGCGTATATGTATGTTCAAGAGGGAAGAGAGCGGTTATTTCTGGAGGTTCAGGACTTATTTCAAAACATGGTAGCATCCGATGCCTATGAGATAGCGGATATGGATATTGATATGCTGGAGCATGCCATTTCAAGGTGGATGAAACAGTATCCGACAATTTCAGTTATGGTCTTCGGTATTCCCGGTACGGAGTATCAGGGAAAGCTGAAGGTTATGGATTATGCAATCTTCCAATCACAGGAGCTGTTCGCAAGACTGCGCAGCACCTATCAGATGCCTGTGCTTATAGAAAATGATATCAATGCGGCTTTATTTGGTTACTGTCAGCGGCAGAATATACGTCAGGAATGTACAGCGGGTCTGTATTTTCCAAAAAAGTATCCGCCGGGTTCGGCACTCTATATCCGCGGAGATATTTATCGCGGCGCGAATCACATGGTAGGTGAGCTTGACCAGCTGCCACTGGGCGTTGATTGGAGAGAACAGAATATCAGTGATGAGCAGCAGCTGCGTAACATGGATTTGCTTATACAAAGCATCGCCTGTATGTATGATCCGCATGCGCTTCTGATTTATTGTGACACAATGGATGAGGCACTGCTGAAGAAGCTGATTACTATCATGAAGACAGAGTGGAAGGTGCTGACGCCTCCAACGATGATCTTACGTAGCAGTATCCACGAGGATTTCTCACTGGGCGTCAGAGAAATAGCCGCAAGAGAGCTTTTTGATCAGATCATACGGAAAGAAAGAGGTACTTCATTATGA
- a CDS encoding PTS transporter subunit EIIC translates to MAKYTEMAKGVLTNVGGIENITFVEHCATRLRIHYKSKNKVNVEALKTVDRVVGLVEKAGQVQIIIGPEVNDAYNEFLDVSGFKVTDEQPSVGNDSSDDEQEKNFMYYLNVFGNKCAAIFMPIIPAMITGGLILAVKNLLVNYFGMSADGGTATLLLNIFTAGFSFFPIWIGYSFAKSLRMEPIMGGFLGAVLFVCSDAKGLDFLGLSVPTVTYAGSVFPIILGVAVMYFVDKFLKRVIPEMFVYFLKPILTMIIVVPITLIVLGPIGTVLSNSVGAAIQAVMSVAGWIAMPILSALYPYMVMLGLDKAFTPIMAQSIAEIGYDPFNMVMGLVSNLCIGGSALAVAFHLKDKAKKGMISSFGITALCGVTEPAFYGSLIMRPKCLIGTAIGAVCSGLIAGIFGLQNYVVGGCPGLLSFFYFLPADGSTGNIILYFAVAVVAIVVSFVATSYILKKTDTVKE, encoded by the coding sequence ATGGCAAAGTATACAGAAATGGCCAAAGGAGTCTTGACGAATGTTGGCGGAATTGAAAATATCACATTCGTTGAGCACTGTGCGACGAGATTGAGAATTCACTATAAGAGCAAAAACAAGGTAAATGTGGAGGCCCTGAAAACGGTTGACCGTGTTGTTGGACTTGTTGAGAAAGCCGGACAGGTACAGATTATTATCGGTCCGGAGGTCAATGATGCGTATAATGAATTTCTGGATGTTTCCGGCTTCAAGGTAACGGATGAACAACCGTCTGTGGGGAATGATTCGTCCGATGATGAGCAGGAAAAGAACTTCATGTATTATTTGAATGTCTTCGGAAACAAATGTGCGGCAATCTTTATGCCGATCATTCCGGCTATGATTACCGGAGGTCTGATCCTGGCTGTTAAAAACCTGCTGGTAAACTACTTCGGTATGAGTGCGGATGGCGGAACTGCGACGCTGCTTCTGAATATCTTCACGGCTGGCTTCTCATTCTTCCCGATCTGGATCGGATACTCCTTCGCGAAATCATTGCGTATGGAACCGATTATGGGTGGTTTTTTAGGAGCTGTACTGTTTGTATGCAGTGATGCGAAGGGGCTTGATTTCCTGGGACTCAGTGTGCCAACCGTAACCTATGCAGGCAGTGTGTTCCCTATCATTCTGGGTGTGGCTGTTATGTATTTCGTTGATAAGTTCCTGAAACGCGTCATTCCGGAAATGTTTGTGTATTTCTTAAAACCAATTCTAACTATGATCATCGTTGTTCCTATAACTCTGATTGTTTTAGGACCGATTGGTACCGTGCTAAGCAACAGTGTCGGTGCCGCAATTCAGGCAGTCATGAGTGTTGCCGGCTGGATTGCAATGCCTATTCTGTCTGCCCTGTATCCGTATATGGTTATGCTTGGGCTGGATAAAGCATTTACACCGATTATGGCACAGTCCATTGCGGAAATCGGCTATGATCCATTCAATATGGTTATGGGTCTTGTATCCAATCTATGTATTGGCGGCAGTGCACTTGCAGTTGCGTTCCATTTAAAAGATAAAGCGAAAAAGGGTATGATTTCATCCTTTGGTATTACAGCACTGTGCGGTGTTACAGAGCCTGCCTTCTACGGCTCCCTGATCATGCGTCCGAAATGTCTGATCGGTACTGCAATCGGTGCGGTATGCTCCGGTCTGATTGCCGGAATCTTCGGACTTCAAAACTATGTTGTCGGCGGATGTCCGGGTCTGTTATCCTTCTTCTATTTCCTGCCCGCAGATGGTTCTACGGGGAATATCATCCTATATTTTGCAGTAGCGGTTGTTGCGATTGTCGTATCCTTTGTGGCGACCAGCTACATTCTTAAAAAAACAGATACTGTGAAAGAATAG
- a CDS encoding PTS sugar transporter subunit IIC, with amino-acid sequence MIQAALIALIAFLAYMGDALGYSQYDRPLCTGVLVGIALNDVQQGLMVGASLELVYMGTLTIGGAFPPDIYTGGILGTAFAITTGSGIEGAVALSLPIATFALLIKQVIYTFVRGFFVHRADSYALQGNDSKVAAMHVWSTLAYCVPMAIVVGICFYVGGPAVQAVLDQIPAFIMKGLSAASGMLPALGFAMLVKMIISKELAPYFFIGFLIASYLQIPVLGIACIAILIALLVIMNDRKKNNVEMGGMDDNEF; translated from the coding sequence ATGATACAAGCAGCATTGATAGCACTGATAGCTTTTCTTGCCTATATGGGAGATGCTCTAGGATATTCACAATATGACCGTCCGCTTTGTACCGGCGTACTGGTTGGTATCGCATTGAATGATGTACAGCAGGGACTAATGGTGGGGGCCAGTCTGGAATTGGTCTACATGGGGACATTGACAATCGGTGGAGCATTTCCACCCGATATTTACACCGGTGGAATCCTGGGTACGGCATTTGCAATAACCACAGGCTCCGGTATCGAGGGGGCAGTTGCCCTTTCCCTTCCGATTGCAACCTTCGCCTTGCTGATAAAACAGGTTATTTATACGTTTGTAAGAGGATTCTTTGTACACCGTGCAGACAGCTATGCATTACAGGGGAATGACTCCAAGGTAGCTGCCATGCATGTATGGTCAACTTTGGCATACTGTGTGCCGATGGCAATTGTAGTCGGAATTTGTTTCTATGTCGGAGGTCCTGCAGTTCAGGCAGTGCTTGATCAGATACCGGCATTCATTATGAAGGGATTGTCAGCTGCAAGTGGCATGCTGCCTGCCCTTGGCTTTGCCATGCTGGTGAAAATGATTATCAGTAAGGAGCTGGCTCCATATTTCTTTATCGGCTTTCTGATTGCCAGCTATCTGCAGATTCCTGTGCTTGGTATTGCATGCATCGCGATTTTAATTGCTCTGCTGGTTATTATGAATGATCGTAAGAAAAACAATGTGGAGATGGGAGGTATGGATGATAATGAATTCTAA
- a CDS encoding PTS glucose transporter subunit IIA, which translates to MEVLCSPVNGKATMLENVHDEMFSEKMLGDGIAVIPDENELRSPVEGTVTMIYETQHAIGIQTDLGTDILIHIGIDTVQLHGVPFQTKAKVGDRVKQGDLLTIVDWDMIRNKNMDVIVPIIVTNKRVDQMKTNGDIRVGEPLFEIV; encoded by the coding sequence ATGGAAGTTTTATGTAGTCCGGTGAATGGCAAAGCTACTATGCTGGAGAATGTACATGATGAAATGTTCTCGGAAAAAATGCTGGGAGACGGTATCGCAGTGATACCGGATGAGAATGAATTGAGGAGTCCTGTGGAGGGAACGGTAACCATGATTTATGAAACACAGCATGCAATCGGTATTCAGACAGATTTGGGAACCGATATTCTGATACATATCGGTATTGACACCGTGCAGCTGCACGGGGTACCGTTTCAAACAAAAGCAAAGGTTGGAGATCGGGTTAAGCAGGGAGATTTGCTGACCATCGTAGACTGGGATATGATAAGAAATAAAAACATGGATGTTATTGTGCCAATTATTGTAACAAATAAAAGGGTTGATCAAATGAAAACAAATGGGGATATCAGAGTGGGGGAGCCTTTGTTTGAGATAGTGTAA
- a CDS encoding M81 family metallopeptidase yields MKVLVGEFVTESNANIPTICTIKQYDIGLGEDCIQKMGIREVFERNDVTLIPSIYANAGAAGVVEKSAFTYIEHVFIDTLKKNLHEIDGIFLMLHGASEVEALGSGDHHILKELRKLAGPYLPIAIVCDPHGNLCKEYAESATILRSYRESPHTDADETMEKVAEMLCGLLKKRRNIHAVYRKLPLILGGEQSVSADEPVLSINRYMDELEKDDRILSCSWHVGYIRHDCDVAGCGIIVVPYSEQDLPYAQEAADRLAVYVWEKRHEFYYTGLTASPSKALQMALDVQDKPVFLTDSGDNVTSGATGWNTGILRQVLQTETTKKFLFATICDPAAYQTLSACKTGEELSFTLGVGFDELSSAVELDAVVKSSGKLTGFMMHDHTSVFGHCVNVHVKGTSIDIMVADTGWAVCELHQFVSVGIDVDAYDVIVVKQGYIFPDFKAKGKLCVMSLTEGATLQDTARLPFKRIMRPMFPIDDI; encoded by the coding sequence ATGAAGGTACTCGTCGGAGAGTTTGTCACAGAATCAAATGCTAATATTCCCACTATATGTACGATAAAGCAGTATGATATCGGACTTGGTGAGGATTGTATTCAGAAAATGGGAATCCGTGAAGTTTTTGAAAGGAACGATGTCACGCTGATACCCAGTATATATGCAAATGCCGGAGCTGCCGGTGTTGTAGAGAAAAGCGCATTTACGTATATCGAGCATGTGTTTATCGATACGCTAAAAAAGAATTTGCATGAAATTGACGGTATTTTCCTGATGCTGCATGGTGCCAGTGAGGTGGAGGCACTGGGGTCCGGAGATCATCATATTTTAAAGGAGCTGCGTAAACTTGCCGGTCCGTATTTACCGATTGCGATTGTATGTGATCCGCATGGAAATTTATGCAAGGAATATGCAGAATCGGCAACCATCCTGCGAAGCTATCGCGAGTCTCCGCATACGGATGCTGATGAAACAATGGAAAAGGTAGCGGAAATGCTATGTGGGCTGTTGAAAAAACGGCGTAATATTCATGCGGTATACCGCAAGCTTCCTTTGATTCTGGGGGGAGAACAAAGCGTATCTGCGGATGAGCCGGTCTTATCAATCAACCGGTATATGGATGAACTGGAGAAGGACGATCGTATCTTAAGCTGTTCCTGGCATGTTGGCTATATCCGTCATGATTGTGATGTCGCAGGCTGTGGTATCATTGTTGTTCCATACAGTGAGCAGGATTTGCCTTATGCACAGGAGGCTGCGGATCGTCTGGCTGTCTATGTATGGGAAAAGCGTCATGAGTTTTATTATACAGGCTTAACAGCTTCGCCTTCCAAAGCGTTGCAGATGGCACTGGATGTTCAGGATAAGCCGGTGTTTCTCACGGATTCCGGTGATAATGTAACATCGGGTGCAACCGGATGGAATACCGGTATACTGCGTCAGGTGCTGCAAACGGAAACGACAAAAAAATTTTTATTTGCGACCATATGCGATCCTGCCGCATACCAGACACTGTCCGCATGTAAAACAGGGGAGGAGCTTTCCTTTACTCTGGGTGTAGGCTTTGATGAGCTGAGCAGTGCTGTGGAGCTGGATGCTGTTGTGAAAAGCAGTGGAAAGCTGACAGGCTTTATGATGCATGATCATACCTCTGTTTTCGGACACTGTGTCAATGTTCATGTAAAGGGAACTTCGATCGATATCATGGTTGCGGATACCGGTTGGGCAGTTTGTGAGCTGCATCAGTTTGTCAGTGTAGGCATTGATGTCGATGCGTATGATGTTATCGTCGTAAAGCAGGGGTATATTTTTCCCGATTTCAAAGCAAAGGGGAAGCTTTGTGTCATGTCACTGACCGAAGGGGCAACTCTTCAGGATACTGCACGTCTGCCATTTAAACGTATCATGCGCCCTATGTTTCCAATCGATGATATCTGA
- a CDS encoding PHP domain-containing protein: MKKLDLHMHSKYSDDGQYEPIELLKMCKAAGLDMMAIADHNSVRGSRIALRHQQEYGITCIPAIEIDAVSQDVGYHILGYGIDVHNPVFDEIEEHAASQEREASKRRRQLVRDMGIAFDEKRIQELSPGGITTGEAIGEAAMEYDVEKKNPLLQPYYPGGERSDNPFVNFYWDICAPGKPAYVEIFYPSVSAIVELLHQQNALAIVAHPGMNAKEQMDRIHDLLQLGVDGFEVFSSYHSEQQTQFYYDLAKSHGLYMTYGSDFHGKTKPAVHIGMCSMEEKENTCLVRKLETLRI; the protein is encoded by the coding sequence ATGAAAAAACTGGATCTGCATATGCATTCCAAATATAGCGACGATGGGCAGTATGAACCCATAGAATTATTGAAAATGTGCAAAGCTGCCGGTCTGGATATGATGGCCATTGCCGATCATAACAGTGTAAGAGGAAGCCGGATTGCACTTCGCCATCAGCAGGAATATGGAATCACCTGTATACCTGCAATTGAAATAGATGCTGTATCACAGGATGTCGGCTATCATATTTTAGGATATGGAATTGATGTTCATAATCCTGTATTTGATGAAATTGAGGAGCATGCGGCTTCTCAGGAACGCGAGGCAAGCAAGCGCCGCCGCCAGCTGGTACGGGACATGGGGATCGCCTTTGATGAAAAGCGTATTCAGGAATTAAGTCCCGGCGGTATCACGACCGGTGAGGCGATTGGAGAAGCTGCTATGGAGTATGATGTGGAAAAGAAAAACCCGCTTCTGCAGCCGTATTATCCAGGGGGGGAACGCAGCGATAATCCTTTTGTGAATTTTTACTGGGATATATGCGCACCTGGGAAGCCGGCCTATGTGGAAATCTTCTATCCGAGTGTCAGCGCCATCGTGGAGCTGCTTCACCAGCAAAATGCATTGGCCATTGTGGCACATCCCGGGATGAATGCCAAAGAACAGATGGATCGCATACATGATCTGCTTCAACTCGGTGTTGACGGGTTTGAGGTGTTCAGCTCCTATCACAGTGAACAGCAGACACAGTTTTATTATGATCTGGCAAAGAGCCACGGCTTGTATATGACCTACGGAAGTGACTTCCACGGGAAGACGAAGCCTGCAGTTCACATTGGTATGTGCAGCATGGAGGAAAAAGAAAATACATGTCTGGTGCGTAAGCTGGAAACACTGCGCATATGA
- a CDS encoding PRD domain-containing protein, whose translation MQIKKIYNNNIAMVKNEAGDEVILVGKGIVFGLKKGDEIQAEKAEKKFELKGEAKHKFEKMIQDTPIDYILVSEEIIAYFKEHSTKELNDGIYVTLTDHIANTIERIRLGIDFDMTMLLNVKSLYREEYKLALHAIEMLRNAFHLHIDDNEANFITLHIVNAELTSNMMEIYTITSILESINTIVLQSFQVDVQDNYDFDRFLIHCRFFVQRIVNAEAGVHQSTANQAIFQMMKEQSVQQYACVNQIAEMLEKKYAYSVNDEEKLYLLIHLNKLTKDSV comes from the coding sequence ATGCAGATCAAGAAAATTTATAACAATAACATCGCCATGGTCAAAAACGAGGCTGGGGATGAGGTCATTCTGGTGGGAAAGGGCATTGTATTCGGTTTGAAAAAAGGGGATGAAATTCAGGCGGAAAAAGCGGAAAAGAAGTTCGAGCTGAAGGGGGAGGCGAAGCATAAATTTGAAAAAATGATTCAGGATACACCAATCGACTATATTCTGGTATCTGAGGAAATCATTGCGTATTTCAAGGAGCACAGCACAAAAGAACTGAATGACGGTATTTATGTAACACTCACCGATCATATAGCGAACACCATAGAGCGCATACGACTGGGAATAGATTTCGACATGACGATGCTGTTAAATGTGAAGTCATTGTACAGAGAGGAATATAAGCTCGCTTTACATGCAATCGAAATGCTGCGCAACGCATTTCATCTTCATATCGATGACAACGAAGCAAATTTTATAACGCTGCATATCGTCAACGCCGAGCTTACCTCCAATATGATGGAAATATATACCATTACATCCATCCTGGAAAGCATCAATACAATTGTGTTGCAGAGCTTCCAAGTCGATGTACAGGATAATTATGATTTTGACCGGTTCCTCATCCATTGCCGCTTCTTTGTGCAGCGCATTGTCAATGCGGAAGCCGGTGTGCACCAATCAACGGCAAATCAGGCAATCTTTCAGATGATGAAGGAACAGAGTGTGCAGCAGTATGCCTGTGTAAATCAAATCGCAGAGATGCTGGAAAAAAAGTATGCATACTCTGTCAATGATGAGGAAAAATTATATCTTCTGATTCATTTGAATAAATTAACGAAGGACAGCGTTTAG
- a CDS encoding PTS sugar transporter subunit IIB yields MIKMLRVDHRLLHGQVAFSWTGYLGVNCILIANDDCVTNDLRRTTLRLAKPSSCKLIVKGIEESIAALNSGKADKYNLFIVVDNVTDAYRLASEVDRIHIVNIGGLKAGEHTHPHPSNHNINFTDEEEMMLRELVDKNIDVELRMVPSDPVKRL; encoded by the coding sequence ATGATTAAAATGCTTCGTGTTGATCACAGACTTCTGCATGGACAGGTAGCCTTTTCCTGGACCGGGTATCTCGGGGTCAACTGCATATTGATTGCGAATGATGATTGTGTAACCAATGATCTGCGCAGAACAACGCTTCGCCTCGCCAAGCCATCCAGCTGTAAGCTGATTGTAAAAGGCATCGAGGAATCCATCGCGGCATTAAACAGCGGGAAAGCAGATAAATACAATCTGTTTATTGTTGTGGATAATGTAACGGATGCCTATCGTCTTGCCAGTGAGGTGGACCGTATCCATATCGTCAACATTGGAGGTCTGAAAGCAGGAGAGCATACACATCCGCATCCCTCCAATCATAATATCAATTTTACAGATGAAGAGGAAATGATGCTTCGGGAGCTGGTCGATAAGAATATTGATGTAGAGCTTCGTATGGTTCCCAGTGATCCCGTTAAGCGACTTTAA
- a CDS encoding AAA family ATPase: MKKGIPLGIMNYRELKEKNYYVVDKSLLIQEFLERMAKATLVTRPRRFGKTLNMSRRCPPMACLQNSSISQRIQK, from the coding sequence ATGAAAAAAGGAATTCCGTTAGGAATCATGAATTACAGAGAATTGAAAGAAAAAAATTATTATGTAGTTGATAAAAGTCTTCTGATTCAGGAATTTCTTGAGCGGATGGCAAAAGCCACGTTGGTTACACGGCCCCGCCGATTCGGTAAAACACTCAATATGAGCAGGCGCTGCCCGCCCATGGCGTGCTTGCAGAATTCTTCGATATCACAAAGAATTCAAAAGTAA